Proteins from a genomic interval of Desulfuromonas thiophila:
- the ftsZ gene encoding cell division protein FtsZ — MFEFDETADQSAKIKVIGVGGGGGNVVEAMIQAHINGVEFIVANTDAQALKRSRAPMKVQLGSKLTKGLGAGANPEVGREAALEDRSRIAELLSGADMVFVACGLGGGTGTGAAPVIAEVAREVGALTVGVVTKPFSREGRQRLIKAENGVDELKKVVDSLIVIPNDRLIGLAGKNMSILDAFKPADDVLRQAVQGISDLITTDGLINVDFADVKSVMSERGMAMMGIGVAEGEKRASEAANQAISSPLLEDIDISGAKGVLVNITGSSNMTMEEFDEASRIVHEKVHEDANIIIGLVINEELGDQIKITAIATGFGDSFEKDRRKLRDLKDGTARLLGTKVDFDVPTILRQQRDTTRRMQQRVSEEDELDIPAFLRKRVD; from the coding sequence ATGTTCGAATTTGATGAAACAGCGGATCAGAGCGCCAAGATCAAGGTTATCGGTGTCGGCGGCGGTGGCGGCAACGTGGTGGAAGCCATGATCCAGGCGCACATCAACGGGGTCGAGTTTATCGTCGCCAATACCGATGCCCAGGCGCTCAAGCGCAGCCGCGCACCCATGAAGGTGCAACTGGGCAGCAAGCTGACCAAGGGCCTTGGCGCCGGTGCCAATCCCGAGGTGGGCCGCGAGGCGGCGCTGGAGGATCGCAGCCGCATTGCCGAACTGCTCAGCGGTGCCGATATGGTTTTCGTCGCCTGTGGCCTGGGTGGCGGTACCGGTACCGGCGCGGCGCCTGTTATTGCCGAGGTGGCGCGCGAAGTCGGTGCCCTGACCGTTGGCGTGGTGACCAAGCCGTTCAGCCGTGAAGGCCGTCAGCGTCTGATCAAGGCCGAAAACGGTGTTGATGAGCTGAAGAAGGTGGTGGATTCGCTGATCGTGATCCCGAATGATCGGCTGATTGGTCTGGCGGGCAAGAACATGAGTATTCTTGATGCCTTCAAGCCGGCCGACGATGTGCTGCGCCAGGCCGTCCAGGGGATTTCCGATCTGATTACCACCGATGGCCTGATCAATGTCGACTTTGCCGATGTCAAATCGGTGATGAGCGAGCGCGGCATGGCGATGATGGGTATTGGTGTTGCCGAGGGCGAGAAACGCGCCAGCGAGGCGGCCAATCAGGCCATCAGTAGCCCGCTGCTCGAGGATATCGACATCTCCGGGGCCAAGGGTGTGCTGGTCAATATCACCGGTTCGAGCAACATGACCATGGAGGAGTTCGACGAGGCTTCGCGCATCGTGCATGAGAAGGTGCATGAGGACGCCAACATCATCATCGGCCTGGTGATCAACGAAGAGCTTGGCGACCAGATCAAGATTACCGCCATCGCCACCGGCTTTGGCGACTCCTTTGAGAAGGATCGCCGCAAACTGCGCGATCTCAAGGATGGCACGGCCCGCTTGCTGGGCACCAAGGTCGATTTTGATGTGCCGACCATTCTGCGTCAGCAGCGCGATACCACCCGCCGCATGCAGCAGCGGGTCAGCGAGGAAGACGAACTGGATATCCCGGCCTTTTTGCGCAAGCGTGTCGATTAA